One window of the Puntigrus tetrazona isolate hp1 chromosome 13, ASM1883169v1, whole genome shotgun sequence genome contains the following:
- the borcs7 gene encoding BLOC-1-related complex subunit 7 isoform X1 → MASSETQPRFGQSVKGLLSDKVTSCSGDVIALTRQVLKGSRSQELLSQAARNMVIQEDAILHSEDSLRKMSIITTHLQYQQEAIQKNVEHSKNLQDQLKHLMK, encoded by the exons ATGGCTTCCTCCGAGACGCAACCTCGCTTCGGTCAATCTGTTAAAGGTTTATTGTCTGATAAAGTCACTTCTTGCAGTGGGGATGTGATCGCTCTAACCCGTCAAGTGCTAAAAGGATCCAGGAGCCAAGAA CTTCTCAGTCAGGCGGCGAGAAATATGGTGATTCAAGAAGATGCAATTCTGCATTCTGAAGAT AGTCTACGGAAGATGTCTATTATAACAACCCACTTACAATATCA GCAAGAGGCCATTCAAAAGAA TGTAGAACACTCCAAAAACCTGCAGGACCAGCTCAAGCACTTGATGAAATAA
- the cnnm2a gene encoding metal transporter CNNM2a isoform X1: MAEQWTAVPTSNMAALNRARSLTVIFLIVSSCLISSIDGKDAPEETVIIGLRLEDTDEVSFMDRGFLRVSERSRVRLRVYGQNINNETWSKLAFTEHSIGSAPAESQSPGDAAASHPCGIRSSDIIILPTVEVNRKTSGIIEVEVKPLRKTEKSKVYYLCIATATPGAQDAWSESTWIYHEGHDTKVLVVEEKKFLLPFWLQVIFIAMLLCLSGMFSGLNLGLMALDPMELRIVQNCGTEKEKNYAKKIEPVRSQGNYLLCSLLLGNVLVNTTLTILLDDIAGSGLIAVVVSTIGIVIFGEIVPQAICSRHGLAVGANTILLTKFFMILTFPASYPVSKLLDHVLGQEIGTVYNREKLLEMLRVTDPYNDLVKEELNIIQGALELRTKTVEDVMTPLRDCFMIAADAILDFNTMSEIMESGYTRIPVYEGERCHIVDLLFVKDLAFVDPDDCTPLKTITKFYSHPLHFVFNDTKLDAMLEEFKKGKSHLAIVQRVNNEGEGDPFYEVLGIVTLEDVIEEIIKSEILDETDLYTDNKTKKRIAHRERKQDFSAFKPTDNELSVKISPQLLLAALRFLATEVESFSTTQMSEKILLRLLKHPNVIQELKYDDKNKKMSEHYLFHRNKPVDYFILLLQGKVEVEAGKEGMKFEAGAFSYYGVLALTSSPVPLSLSRTFVVSRAESLAGSPENKSPPRPFGLNHSDSLNRSDRMEAVTPTLGSSNNQLNSFLQVYVPDYSVRAASDLLYIKVTRQQYQNALMASRMDKTPQSTDSEFTKIELTFTEHQDGPLDESATLLTTNAHKPNHTGHNDGAI, encoded by the exons ATGGCAGAGCAATGGACCGCAGTGCCCACTTCTAATATGGCGGCGCTGAACCGGGCTAGATCATTGACTGTTATATTCTTAATTGTCAGCAGTTGTCTGATCAGTAGCATTGATGGCAAAGACGCGCCAGAAGAGACTGTCATCATTGGCCTCCGGCTCGAGGACACCGACGAGGTGTCGTTTATGGACAGAGGCTTTTTGCGCGTCAGCGAGCGCTCTCGTGTCAGGTTAAGGGTCTATGGGCAAAACATCAACAACGAGACGTGGTCCAAACTCGCCTTCACGGAACACAGCATCGGCAGCGCACCTGCGGAGAGCCAGAGCCCCGGAGACGCAGCTGCCTCGCATCCCTGCGGCATCCGATCCTCCGATATCATCATCCTTCCCACCGTGGAGGTAAACAGAAAGACATCTGGGATAATTGAAGTAGAGGTGAAACCTTTGCGAAAAACTGAGAAAAGCAAAGTGTATTACCTGTGCATCGCCACCGCCACACCTGGCGCGCAGGACGCGTGGTCCGAGAGCACCTGGATCTATCACGAGGGGCACGACACTAAAGTGCTCGTGGTAGAGGAGAAAAAGTTCCTTCTGCCTTTCTGGCTGCAGGTGATTTTTATTGCCATGTTGTTGTGTTTGTCCGGCATGTTCAGCGGGCTGAATCTGGGACTGATGGCGCTGGATCCCATGGAGCTTCGGATTGTCCAAAACTGCGGGACCGAGAAGGAGAAGAATTACGCGAAGAAGATCGAGCCAGTCCGAAGCCAAGGAAACTACCTTCTGTGCTCTTTGCTGCTGGGAAACGTCTTGGTCAACACCACTCTGACTATCCTGCTCGATGACATCGCGGGATCCGGGCTGATCGCTGTAGTGGTGTCCACTATAGGGATCGTGATTTTTGGGGAAATCGTGCCACAAGCCATCTGCTCCAGGCATGGGCTCGCCGTGGGCGCGAACACTATACTTCTCACTAAATTCTTTATGATCCTCACTTTCCCTGCGTCGTACCCTGTCAGTAAACTCCTGGACCACGTGCTGGGGCAGGAGATCGGCACTGTGTACAACAGGGAGAAACTTCTGGAGATGCTCAGGGTGACAGATCCGTACAATGACCTGGTCAAAGAGGAGCTGAACATCATCCAGGGCGCTCTGGAGCTCAGGACTAAAACCGTGGAGGACGTCATGACGCCTTTGCGAGACTGCTTCATGATCGCCGCCGATGCCATCCTGGACTTCAACACCATGTCTGAGATCATGGAGAGCGGCTACACGCGAATACCCGTGTACGAGGGCGAGAGGTGTCACATTGTGGACCTGCTGTTTGTCAAGGACTTGGCCTTCGTGGATCCAGACGATTGCACGCCGTTGAAAACCATCACCAAGTTCTACAGCCACCCTCTGCATTTTGTCTTCAATGACACCAAGCTGGATGCCATGCTCGAGGAGTTTAAAAAAG GTAAATCCCATCTGGCCATTGTCCAAAGAGTGAACAACGAAGGAGAAGGAGACCCATTCTATGAAGTTCTGGGCATCGTCACGCTAGAGGACGTCATTGAGGAAATCATCAAATCTGAGATTCTAGATGAGACGGACTTGTACA CTGACAACAAGACGAAAAAGAGGATAGCTCACAGAGAGAGGAAACAGGACTTTTCCGCTTTCAAACCCACAGATAATGAGTTGAGCGTGAAAATATCACCACAGCTTCTTCTGGCCGCACTGCGTTTCCTGGCAACTG AGGTGGAGTCATTCAGTACGACTCAAATGTCAGAGAAAATCCTCCTGCGCTTGCTGAAACATCCTAACGTCATCCAGGAGCTTAAATATGACGACAAGAACAAGAAAATGTCAGAGCACTACCTCTTTCACCGCAACAAGCCTGTGGATTacttcatcctcctcttgcAG GGGAAGGTGGAGGTTGAGGCGGGAAAGGAGGGGATGAAGTTTGAAGCTGGTGCCTTCTCTTATTATGGAGTGCTGGCTTTAACATCTTCACCAG TTCCTCTCTCCTTGTCTCGAACCTTTGTGGTGAGCAGGGCAGAATCACTGGCAGGATCTCCAG AAAATAAGTCACCTCCACGGCCGTTCGGACTCAACCACTCGGACTCCCTGAACAGGAGTGACCGGATGGAGGCGGTCACTCCCACGCTGGGCAGCAGCAACAACCAGCTCAACTCCTTCCTGCAGGTCTACGTGCCAGACTATTCAGTGAGAGCCGCCTCTGACCTGCTCTACATCAAG GTGACCCGCCAGCAATATCAGAACGCCCTTATGGCATCTCGCATGGACAAGACGCCCCAGTCCACAGACAGCGAGTTCACCAAGATCGAGCTGACCTTCACAGAGCATCAGGATGGACCACTGGACGAGTCGGCCACTCTTTTAACCACCAACGCACACAAACCCAACCACACCGGTCACAACGACGGGGCGATTTAA
- the cnnm2a gene encoding metal transporter CNNM2a isoform X2, whose translation MAEQWTAVPTSNMAALNRARSLTVIFLIVSSCLISSIDGKDAPEETVIIGLRLEDTDEVSFMDRGFLRVSERSRVRLRVYGQNINNETWSKLAFTEHSIGSAPAESQSPGDAAASHPCGIRSSDIIILPTVEVNRKTSGIIEVEVKPLRKTEKSKVYYLCIATATPGAQDAWSESTWIYHEGHDTKVLVVEEKKFLLPFWLQVIFIAMLLCLSGMFSGLNLGLMALDPMELRIVQNCGTEKEKNYAKKIEPVRSQGNYLLCSLLLGNVLVNTTLTILLDDIAGSGLIAVVVSTIGIVIFGEIVPQAICSRHGLAVGANTILLTKFFMILTFPASYPVSKLLDHVLGQEIGTVYNREKLLEMLRVTDPYNDLVKEELNIIQGALELRTKTVEDVMTPLRDCFMIAADAILDFNTMSEIMESGYTRIPVYEGERCHIVDLLFVKDLAFVDPDDCTPLKTITKFYSHPLHFVFNDTKLDAMLEEFKKGKSHLAIVQRVNNEGEGDPFYEVLGIVTLEDVIEEIIKSEILDETDLYTDNKTKKRIAHRERKQDFSAFKPTDNELSVKISPQLLLAALRFLATEVESFSTTQMSEKILLRLLKHPNVIQELKYDDKNKKMSEHYLFHRNKPVDYFILLLQGKVEVEAGKEGMKFEAGAFSYYGVLALTSSPENKSPPRPFGLNHSDSLNRSDRMEAVTPTLGSSNNQLNSFLQVYVPDYSVRAASDLLYIKVTRQQYQNALMASRMDKTPQSTDSEFTKIELTFTEHQDGPLDESATLLTTNAHKPNHTGHNDGAI comes from the exons ATGGCAGAGCAATGGACCGCAGTGCCCACTTCTAATATGGCGGCGCTGAACCGGGCTAGATCATTGACTGTTATATTCTTAATTGTCAGCAGTTGTCTGATCAGTAGCATTGATGGCAAAGACGCGCCAGAAGAGACTGTCATCATTGGCCTCCGGCTCGAGGACACCGACGAGGTGTCGTTTATGGACAGAGGCTTTTTGCGCGTCAGCGAGCGCTCTCGTGTCAGGTTAAGGGTCTATGGGCAAAACATCAACAACGAGACGTGGTCCAAACTCGCCTTCACGGAACACAGCATCGGCAGCGCACCTGCGGAGAGCCAGAGCCCCGGAGACGCAGCTGCCTCGCATCCCTGCGGCATCCGATCCTCCGATATCATCATCCTTCCCACCGTGGAGGTAAACAGAAAGACATCTGGGATAATTGAAGTAGAGGTGAAACCTTTGCGAAAAACTGAGAAAAGCAAAGTGTATTACCTGTGCATCGCCACCGCCACACCTGGCGCGCAGGACGCGTGGTCCGAGAGCACCTGGATCTATCACGAGGGGCACGACACTAAAGTGCTCGTGGTAGAGGAGAAAAAGTTCCTTCTGCCTTTCTGGCTGCAGGTGATTTTTATTGCCATGTTGTTGTGTTTGTCCGGCATGTTCAGCGGGCTGAATCTGGGACTGATGGCGCTGGATCCCATGGAGCTTCGGATTGTCCAAAACTGCGGGACCGAGAAGGAGAAGAATTACGCGAAGAAGATCGAGCCAGTCCGAAGCCAAGGAAACTACCTTCTGTGCTCTTTGCTGCTGGGAAACGTCTTGGTCAACACCACTCTGACTATCCTGCTCGATGACATCGCGGGATCCGGGCTGATCGCTGTAGTGGTGTCCACTATAGGGATCGTGATTTTTGGGGAAATCGTGCCACAAGCCATCTGCTCCAGGCATGGGCTCGCCGTGGGCGCGAACACTATACTTCTCACTAAATTCTTTATGATCCTCACTTTCCCTGCGTCGTACCCTGTCAGTAAACTCCTGGACCACGTGCTGGGGCAGGAGATCGGCACTGTGTACAACAGGGAGAAACTTCTGGAGATGCTCAGGGTGACAGATCCGTACAATGACCTGGTCAAAGAGGAGCTGAACATCATCCAGGGCGCTCTGGAGCTCAGGACTAAAACCGTGGAGGACGTCATGACGCCTTTGCGAGACTGCTTCATGATCGCCGCCGATGCCATCCTGGACTTCAACACCATGTCTGAGATCATGGAGAGCGGCTACACGCGAATACCCGTGTACGAGGGCGAGAGGTGTCACATTGTGGACCTGCTGTTTGTCAAGGACTTGGCCTTCGTGGATCCAGACGATTGCACGCCGTTGAAAACCATCACCAAGTTCTACAGCCACCCTCTGCATTTTGTCTTCAATGACACCAAGCTGGATGCCATGCTCGAGGAGTTTAAAAAAG GTAAATCCCATCTGGCCATTGTCCAAAGAGTGAACAACGAAGGAGAAGGAGACCCATTCTATGAAGTTCTGGGCATCGTCACGCTAGAGGACGTCATTGAGGAAATCATCAAATCTGAGATTCTAGATGAGACGGACTTGTACA CTGACAACAAGACGAAAAAGAGGATAGCTCACAGAGAGAGGAAACAGGACTTTTCCGCTTTCAAACCCACAGATAATGAGTTGAGCGTGAAAATATCACCACAGCTTCTTCTGGCCGCACTGCGTTTCCTGGCAACTG AGGTGGAGTCATTCAGTACGACTCAAATGTCAGAGAAAATCCTCCTGCGCTTGCTGAAACATCCTAACGTCATCCAGGAGCTTAAATATGACGACAAGAACAAGAAAATGTCAGAGCACTACCTCTTTCACCGCAACAAGCCTGTGGATTacttcatcctcctcttgcAG GGGAAGGTGGAGGTTGAGGCGGGAAAGGAGGGGATGAAGTTTGAAGCTGGTGCCTTCTCTTATTATGGAGTGCTGGCTTTAACATCTTCACCAG AAAATAAGTCACCTCCACGGCCGTTCGGACTCAACCACTCGGACTCCCTGAACAGGAGTGACCGGATGGAGGCGGTCACTCCCACGCTGGGCAGCAGCAACAACCAGCTCAACTCCTTCCTGCAGGTCTACGTGCCAGACTATTCAGTGAGAGCCGCCTCTGACCTGCTCTACATCAAG GTGACCCGCCAGCAATATCAGAACGCCCTTATGGCATCTCGCATGGACAAGACGCCCCAGTCCACAGACAGCGAGTTCACCAAGATCGAGCTGACCTTCACAGAGCATCAGGATGGACCACTGGACGAGTCGGCCACTCTTTTAACCACCAACGCACACAAACCCAACCACACCGGTCACAACGACGGGGCGATTTAA
- the borcs7 gene encoding BLOC-1-related complex subunit 7 isoform X2 translates to MASSETQPRFGQSVKGLLSDKVTSCSGDVIALTRQVLKGSRSQELLSQAARNMVIQEDAILHSEDSLRKMSIITTHLQYHVEHSKNLQDQLKHLMK, encoded by the exons ATGGCTTCCTCCGAGACGCAACCTCGCTTCGGTCAATCTGTTAAAGGTTTATTGTCTGATAAAGTCACTTCTTGCAGTGGGGATGTGATCGCTCTAACCCGTCAAGTGCTAAAAGGATCCAGGAGCCAAGAA CTTCTCAGTCAGGCGGCGAGAAATATGGTGATTCAAGAAGATGCAATTCTGCATTCTGAAGAT AGTCTACGGAAGATGTCTATTATAACAACCCACTTACAATATCA TGTAGAACACTCCAAAAACCTGCAGGACCAGCTCAAGCACTTGATGAAATAA